ATTGCACTATAAATACAACACCATTCTCTCATCTTCTACATCACAATAAACACTCTTCATTACCAAAAAACACAAAAAAAAAAACAGAGAGAAAGACAGAAAAACAAAAAAAAAAAAAGACAAAGAAAAAATAAACAAATTTTCTTTTCTTTTTTTTTTCCCTCTAAAGTTTACGTTTTGTGACTTTTGTCGATCGTGTTTTTTTTTTTCTCAATGGGAGCTTTTGAAACAGAAAACACCGCTAAAGATGCGGCGGCTCTTGAGACACAGTCTTCACTGGAAGAGTTCAACCAGCCGTCTCCTCTCCGTAAAATAATCTCCGTCTCTTCCATCGCCGCCGGTGTGCAGTTCGGGTGGGCCCTACAGCTCTCTCTCCTCACACCTTACGTCCAGCTTCTTGGTATCCCTCACAAATGGTCCTCTCTCATCTGGCTCTGTGGTCCCGTCTCCGGCATGATTGTCCAACCCATCGTCGGTTTCCACAGCGACAGATGCACGTCAAGATTCGGTCGCCGCCGTCCCTTCATCGCCGCCGGAGCCGCCATGGTCGCCGTCGCCGTGTTCTTGATCGGTTACGCGGCTGATATCGGCTATAAAATGGGAGACAAGCTCGAGCAAACGCCGAGGGTTCGAGCTATCGGGATCTTCGCTCTCGGGTTCTGGATCCTCGACGTGGCCAACAACACCCTCCAAGGACCTTGCCGTGCTTTCTTAGCCGACCTAGCCGCTGGAGACGCTAAAAGAACGCGAGTCGCAAACGCGTTTTTCTCATTCTTTATGGCGGTTGGAAACGTTTTGGGATACGCGGCTGGTTCTTTCACCAACCTACATAAAATGTTCCCTTTCGCAATGACCAATGCATGCGATCTTTATTGCGCTAATCTCAAGAGTTGCTTCTTCTTGTCCATCACACTCCTCCTCATCGTCACCGTCACGTCTCTTTGGTACGTAAAAGATAAACAATGGTCTCCGCCGCCGGTAGCCGCCGACGAGGAGAAGAAGAGTGTTCCTTTCTTTGGAGAAATCTTTGGAGCTTTTAAAGTCATGGAACGTCCCATGTGGATGCTTCTTATCGTCACGGCACTAAACTGGATCGCATGGTTCCCGTTTCTTTTGTTTGATACCGATTGGATGGGTCGTGAAGTGTACGGTGGAGACTCAGAAGGAGACGCGAGGTTGAAGCAAATATACAACAAGGGAGTACAGTCTGGTGCATTGGGGCTGATGTTTAACTCTATCGTTCTTGGTTTCATGTCACTTGGTGTTGAGTGGATTGGTAAGAAAGTGGGAGGAGCTAAACGGCTTTGGGGAATTGTTAATTTCATTCTTGCCATTGGTTTGGCCATGACGGTTCTTGTCACGAAATTGGCCGCGGATTACCGGAAAGTCGCCGGTCCTTATGCCGGACCGTCGCCTGGTATTAGAGCTGGAGCGTTAAGTCTCTTTGCTGTTCTTGGTATTCCATTAGCTGTAAGTATTACAGCTTTTGTCTTTTTATCTGTTTTATTACTTTTAAATATTTTGGCGAAATATAATATTAACAAATTCATATTTTTTTTACAGATTACTTTCAGTATTCCGTTTGCACTAGCCTCCATATTTTCAAGCAGCTCCGGCGCCGGCCAAGGTAAATTTTGTTTTTAATTATCCATGGTCTCGTTAAAACAAATCACGGTTTCATTTTTTAATAAATAACTAAATTTATTTTTATTTTTTTAATTTGCAGGACTGTCGTTAGGAGTTTTAAATTTGGCAATTGTGATACCACAAATGATAGTATCACTAGGAGGAGGACCTTTCGACGCCCTTTTTGGCGGTGGAAACTTACCGGCATTTATAGTCGGAGCAATCGCAGCGGCGATCAGTGGAGTATTAGCTATAACCGTTTTACCTTCACCACCACCGGACGCACCTGCCTTGAAGACAGGAGCCATGGGATTCCATTAGTTTTACATTATGTTTTATTTTCTTTATGAAACTCATGATCAAATACAGTACTATTGTGCAAAACTGCAAGACCCAAAACCACAAAAAAGAACAGAAGATGATCAAATCTAATAAGCTTGGGTTGTCTGTATTCCACCCTTCTTTTAGTTTCTTGTTTTTGTTACTGATATCAAAATGAAATAGATTTGTTTTTTTTTATAATTGTTGTGTTTGATTTTGGTAAAAAAATCCCCAAAATACAAAAAAAAATGAGACCTGTTAATAATATACTGTATTACAGTTCTTTGAACATGAAAAATAATTTGAATAGTTTTGACTATCAAGAATGATTCAAGTAATTAATTTACAGTAGGAGTCGTGAATTTCTGTTTTGACCCCAAATAGAATCAAACCTGGCCAGTCTAAGACATAACTTTTCTGTTTGATTATATGAATCACGCTGTTTTCTGGACCCAGCCAAGTTTATGTACTCGTATTGAATAGCATGAGCTAGCCCTTAGGCCTAGAATGTCCAACACTGGAACTGGGCCTTTAAGGCCTTGCTCAATATGTATAAATAAATCTTAATTATACTCTTGAAGCATTACACCAATTTTTTTTTTTTCTTTTGCTAAATGGTAAATATCATTCAAGAATGAAGATTTGGTTACAACATAGCTGAACCTGAATATGTTTGACAGCAATTACATTTCATATAGGTCGCAAAAAGTTAAAAAACCTCTAAGAAACACATGAATTAGAACCAGAACAACCATAAGTGGTGTTCATGGAGCTAATAGAGATTAGTACAAACAGACAACAAATAAACTCTCAACTCAAGGAACGCTACTTGTATCATGGAAGAACCATGAAGAACATTAGCAAAGCTAAGAGAGGAACACCCGAACACTCACCCGAGGGTGGCTCCTAGCAGCTTTAACGGAGGCGACTTGCAACGGCTCCGGGACACCAAAGGAGGAGGACGTTGAGCAGAACCAAACCCGAAGCTTTCTCAGCAACAAAACCCCATAGTGAACCCAGCTGATGCGCCCCGAATCAGCAGCAGAAACAAATCACGAAGGTTTGGCTTATGGATTTGCGATTAAACGAGATGGGCTTGAAGTATATTGCAAATGTGTGTTATGAACATGTATCCGCCCAAAGAAAGAAAGGCCCAACAAAAAATTATAAGTGATGGTCGTATAATTTATCAATCTGATGGCAATTCAGAGACCGTCGACCATGTGAAAGCACGAGACCAGACGAAGAGTCTTACGACTACAATCCTTCAATTTCGGTCAAGTCAAGACATTTATGATTTTGGTCAATCAAAGTCTTTGGTCAAGTCTTCCTTGTTTTTATAAGTTGTTAATTTTTATGTTTGACTAGTCTTTTGTATTCCAACTTTTTGTATGCTTTGTCTATTATATAAAAGCCATTTGATCAATGAAATAAAATAAGCTTTGATTATTATTTTTGGAACCTTGAGATGGATTCTCACTTCTCGTTTCTTGGTGTGGTTAGCTCCAAGTAAACACCTCTTTCTCATTGGACTTGTGCGTCATATCAAGCAACAGATCAAGATTGCTTCTTTGTTGGACCGGTGCGTCACATCCGGCAACAAATTGGCTTCGGGAATATCAGCAGCCTTCCGCATCTGCTGTGCGACCCTTCGATCCACCATTTCTTCCTTTGTTGGACTTGTGCGTCATATCAAGTAACAATCGAAGCTCGGTAGTATCAAGAGACTCTCCGCCCCTCTTGTGTCACCATTCAATCCACCAGTTCTCCCTTTTGAGTATATTGCAAATGTGTTTATGAACATGTATCCGCCCAAAGAAAGAAAGGCCCAACAAGAAATTATAAGTGATGGTCGTATAATATATCAATCTGACGGTAATTCAGAGACTGTCGACCATGTGGAAGCACGAGATCAGCCAAAGAGTTTGGCGACCACAATCTTTCAATTTCGGTCAAGTCAAGACATTTATGATTTTGGTCAAATCAAAGTCTTTGGTCAAGTCTTCCTTGTTTTTATAAATTGTTAATTTTTATGTTTGACTAGTCTTTTGTATTCCAACTTTTTGTATGCTTTGCCTATTATATAAAGGCCATTTGATCAATGAAATAAAATAAGCTTTGATTATTATTTTTGGAACCTTGAGATGGATTCTCACTTCTCGTTTCTTGGTGTGGTTAGCTCCAAGTAAACACCTCTTTCTCGTTGGACTTGTGCGTCATATCAAGCAACGGATCGGGATTGCTTCTTTGTTGGACCGGTGCGTCACATCCGGCAACAAATTGGCTTCGGGAATATCAGTAGCCTTCCGCATCTGTTGTGCGACCCTTCGATCCACCATTTATTCCTTTGTTGGACTTGTGCATCATATCAAGCAACAATCGAAGCTCGGTAGTATCAAGAGACTCTCCGCCCCTCTCGTATCACCATTCAATCCACCAGTTCTCCCTTTTGGCGAATTCATATCCCTTAAGTCCGATTGAGTGATCCTTCCCTAATTTGGGGCGTATCACCAGCAATACTCTGCCTGACATGAAGAA
This genomic interval from Brassica oleracea var. oleracea cultivar TO1000 chromosome C2, BOL, whole genome shotgun sequence contains the following:
- the LOC106319098 gene encoding sucrose transport protein SUC1; this translates as MGAFETENTAKDAAALETQSSLEEFNQPSPLRKIISVSSIAAGVQFGWALQLSLLTPYVQLLGIPHKWSSLIWLCGPVSGMIVQPIVGFHSDRCTSRFGRRRPFIAAGAAMVAVAVFLIGYAADIGYKMGDKLEQTPRVRAIGIFALGFWILDVANNTLQGPCRAFLADLAAGDAKRTRVANAFFSFFMAVGNVLGYAAGSFTNLHKMFPFAMTNACDLYCANLKSCFFLSITLLLIVTVTSLWYVKDKQWSPPPVAADEEKKSVPFFGEIFGAFKVMERPMWMLLIVTALNWIAWFPFLLFDTDWMGREVYGGDSEGDARLKQIYNKGVQSGALGLMFNSIVLGFMSLGVEWIGKKVGGAKRLWGIVNFILAIGLAMTVLVTKLAADYRKVAGPYAGPSPGIRAGALSLFAVLGIPLAITFSIPFALASIFSSSSGAGQGLSLGVLNLAIVIPQMIVSLGGGPFDALFGGGNLPAFIVGAIAAAISGVLAITVLPSPPPDAPALKTGAMGFH